Genomic segment of Malus domestica chromosome 15, GDT2T_hap1:
TTTGGCATATTGATTCTAAGGAAGATCAAGAAAGCGGTATCCATTTGTATCGTCCGCATAATTGTCCCATTTCCGGGATTTTGATTCAGCAACACTGCATGTCAAAGGTAATTTTTATCTGAATGATTCTTATATGATAACTTGGTTTGAGTGTTGAGacttgagagggagagagatgtttATGTTTCCGATTCGAAAGTGTAGATTTAAGTTCTGTTAAATTCTCGGTTATGTTTGCTCACACACTAATATACTTTGTTCTGCTGAACTTCTGAGTAGTCACATAAGAAAATGAGTTTGGTGACAATAAGGCGGAAACTCATCTTTCCGAACATTGGCACTGTTTTGCAGCATGCTTTTATGTGAGCAATCACTTGAATGAATTCGAGTAACTCTTGTGGTATATGCTAACATATGATGTTGAGTTATGTGCAGATCTTTACTAGTTGTTATGATGGCTATATCCGGTTGATGGATGCCGAGAAAGAGGTGTTTGATCTAGTATATTCCAGTGAGGACACTATATACTCTATGTCCCAACAGTCGAAAGATCCCAACTGCTTATATTTTGCTGAGGGCCACGGTGGTTTAAGCGTCTGGGATCAGAGAACGGGAAACTTGTCAAACCAGTGGTCTTTGCACGAAGACAGAATCAATAGCATTGACTTTAGCTCAGCAAACCCTAACCTCATGGCCACTAGTTCCACAGATGGAACTGCCTGCATTTGGGATCTGAGAAGAATCGTTGCAGGTAAAACTTTACAAACAGTCAGCCACAATAGGGCTGTGCATTCTGCTTACTTCTCGCCTTCTGGAAGCTTTCTCGCAACAACAAGGTAGCCATCTTACGCCTTTTTAACTTTAAAGTCTGTCTCGTTTTCTTCCACGCTGCAATGCTATGTTATAACAGTAATGTTCTTAAGTGGTGATTTATGAAATGGATTTGCATTGATCTCACTCGCTGTGGCCAGACTAATCTTCTCCTTGTCTTCGTGTAGTATTGACGACACTGTTGGTATATCAAGTGGGGTTAATTTTGAGAACACATCAATGATATACCATAATAATAAAACCAGCAGATGGATTTCTAAGTTCAGGTATGATTTTTACCAGattttgaaatgtttatgaCTTTCCTTTCGCTAGAACGTGGTCGCTTTTGCTTTCGCTTTCTGGCAGCTGACTTTGAAACTGGAAACAGGGCAATATGGGGGTGGGACGACGCCTACGTCTTCATTGGCAACGTGAAAAGAGGAGTAGATGTGATCTCCCCAGTTGAAAGAAGAACAGTGCTCACTTTAGAGAGCCCGCACATGACTGCAATTCCATGTCGATTTGATGCTCACCCTTACAATGTTGGGATGCTTGCAGGATCCACTGCTGGAGGCCAAGTTTATGTATGGACATTGGGATAGGAAATTCAGCTTCTCTACTTGCATGTAGTTAGTGAAAACATGACAAGTTTTGAACCTTGAACTTTAATTTAGTGAAATTGTTGTTGCGTGGCACGAGCTACTTTAGTTTAGTACCGACCCTAATTTACGAGGATTTTGAACTTCTCTGGCCAACTGGTGGCCTAACCCATGTACATTGTTGTGCTAGAAGAACGATGGGGGGAATTACGTCTTTCAACAATGTCAAGTTCTCCATGCTCAGGGCCGGTCTCAAGATGCCCCTGCAGACAGAAATTCAAACTTACTAATGCAAGGACATAtattaaaacaaacattgaTTTAGTACAAGCACCCGAAGTTTTCTACAAAAACACACGAGCCAAATTGGAGTCAACTAGCCCGTTGTCATGTTCCAATTGATTCTTAGACTAGTAATTCCTTATGTGTCCTCTTGAGCAAGGTATTTTTCAATAGTATTGAGTTTGAATTGTTTTTCTAGTGCGAAAAACCCGAAAGGAAAACACTTTAAGATGTTACACACCCTCATTTGGGCAAAACAAAGGATTTCAACTTTAAGATAAAGAGTGAAAGAAGACCCTTTTTAAGatgttttcttttttcacaAAACGGCCTTCTAAACTATTCTAATCTACGGATTTCACCGCAAATGGGATGAGCTGACCAACTGATCCAATCCACGTCATCAAACCCTGTTAAGATAACTAAAATGCGCATAAATGCAGCAATGCATCAAACCCTTTCAAATTTAAATCGAACTGAAAACTAAactaaataaatttgaaaaaagaaaagcgAACCTTCTTCTAACAATTGGCATTGGTCGTCAGAATTTTGAGCAGCCGAAGCCACGGCGGCTTCGGCGGCGCTCAGAAGGTTCAAGGACTCAGTCCAGCAGTCAGCAGCACGCCATAGAAACTTGGCTTTAGGGGAATAAGGGTGAAGAAGCCCACCGGAAACCCCGCACACGCCGCCGCCGATTCCAACTTCATCGTATATGTCGACGCGGATGTTGGAGTCTTTCGAGCTCTGATTAGCAAGTGCCACGAGACGGAGAGGCCGGCAAATCCAGCTCCGAGCACCGCATACCGTATACAACTAGGACTTACACTCGGAGGAGGACGGTGGCGCTGAGTCAGAGAATTCGGTGACCCaactgaagaagaagaagaggccaTCCTCACTGTGCCGCCACCTATccccttttctcttcttttgttttccttattcaaAACGAGTCCATttaagttttcacaaaatttcactTTCGTCCATCGTCCTGTTGTTTGTAGGTTAAGACCTTTATTTTGAGATGCCACTGTGACATCCCGAACCCGAACTGAAAACAACACGTCGCGTCACATGACCACGCATGATTAAATCGGAATATCACCATCTTGGCATCTccgtttcatgcaaatcattgTAGTTTTGTTAGTATTTCATATCCAAATACATCTATCAATTTTCATTAACTTTTTGTACGAAACTGTCACATGCAAAGCACAATACTATTGACATGGTTTCACAATTATATTTACATGGTAGACAAAAGAGCTCTTTCCATTACACATCGAAAAATTTGGACGAAACACAAACTAGTGCAGAGCTGAGGCACATTTGCCACTAAGACTACAGAAGCCATAGATAACTGTCCTGTAAATGTGTGTAGGTCACAACTGTTTAAGAAGATGTTAGGAAAATTATTATTACAAATAATTTATGCTTTGCGTAAAATAACGCGTCTTTCTCGCTTGTATTCGACTTCATCCCTCTGGTGCATAATAATAAGAGCTCTTCTCACCTGCAAATAAGTAGTTGTGAtatcaatgaaagcaccaacaCACTCAAGATTGTTCATTTGTTCATTTGTCCCTGAGTCACACTAAGATGTGATATTATCAATATTCAAAAGACAATTCAAATCAGAAAGCATCAAATCCCAATCATCGtacttttccagatttgttgCTTACTTACGGAGGCAACTGTAATGGATATTTAATCAAATTCGTGCTTACAATGGATTCATTCATCCCCATTCTTGTGAGCTCATCGATCAGCTTTCTCTCTGATATGTGGTTCCCAATGCCTACTCTTCTCCTTATCTGAGTTTCAGCTTGCTGTTTAAGGGTCAAAAAATATGCACACGTTGGAAAAGAATAGGGTACGAGAAAGATGAGAAAGAGAACGAAAATGATATCTTATCTAGAACTCAGTTGCTTCGTTTCTTTTCTTGTAGGAAAGACGACAATGACATAGTTTCTTCTAACCTTAACTTCATTCGCCATCTCACCAGTGAGATTGACTTGTTGCTGTATTCCAGACTTTGCCGCGTCCATTGTGGCTGCGTTGAATAGTCTTATTGCTTCACGAACATGCTCCTCAGTAGCTTCGTGGCGCCTGAATTTGACATTGTAGTTTTCGTTATTAAAGTTCTAGTCCCCATtcctaataaaaaaacatcACAACTGGAAGTCCTAACTCCTAAGCATCAGTCTGTGTCACTAATACAGTAATACTTACAGTTGCATTTTTGCAAGGGCCTCACTCAACCTCACTATAGCTTCAAGCTGCCTTACAGTGATTGGGACTGCAGCAGCCTCTCCAGTTTCATTTGCTAGCTGTCTCATGTCCTAAAAGAAAATTCGTGAAGATGACGTCAATTGGAACCTTCTGAACAATATACCAATATGCAGACCCCGTTAATGAGAAATCAAATGGAACTCCCAATAAAAAACTTTTAGCATGATCTACTTCTTTGAGCACCATGTGAGAATTTTTGGGTTGGCATCTGTTCAATCCTCAATACAATAAGTTAACAGCAAGAATACCTGTCTGATTTTCACATAATTACTCTGCAGCTCTCTCGACGCAGTTTCTGATAAACGGGGGTGGCATTCAGTTCGACAATATTGTATGTACCTGCAAATgttgcaaagaaaaaaaattcatctcaTTGATATTTCAATGGCAACATTGGATAATGTATGTATGAACTTgtgcttcaaattgatataccTCTTCAGCCAATTCTCTTCTTTAGAAACTACTCTACCATCACCCAGTGCTGCACCAGCAGACGCAtgaacctttatgatatgactTGCTATAATCTGTCATTGAAAAGCTGAGTCAAGCTACTGATGGAAAAGGAAGTACAATCAAAGTGGACCAGCAGTGACACTCAAAGATTAGTACGCATTTGGTGTTGAAATGCCCAccaaaattaaaacaagaaTTGTACTCCCAAAGTACTTAAGCAAAACACTTCGAACTAGCAATATTAAAAATACCTTATCCTGACTGTACATCCTGATATCTTTAACAATGAATATCAAGTCAAATCTCGAAAGAATTGTCGTCTGCAGATCGATATTATCCTGAGCAGTCTGAAAGAAAGCAAGAGTGTCAGTTAGTATTCAAAGAAATCACAAGTTGCATGTGAAACTCTTAAAATGGATCAACTAGGGTGACAGCGTACCTTAAGATCGTCATAACGTCCAGATGGAGGGTTAGCAGCTGCAAGCACAGAGGTTCTAGAATTAAGAACGGTTGTTATTCCTGCTTTGGCAATGGATATGGTTTGCTGCTCCATGGCTTCATGAATAGCAACCCTAAGCCACAACAATGTAGTCTATTAGAACTCCATGAAAAAACTAAGTTAAGCACATCAAGATCTCTATCCAGCTTGCATTACCTATCCTCTGATCTCATTTTGTCAAACTCGTCAATACAGACAACACCTCCATCCGCTAAAACCATGGCTCCTCCTTCAAGATAAAACTCACGCTGGGTTGCACCGAGAAATTCTAATTAGAGACATTTTCATATCAAAGGAAGGACAACTACCTCACTAATATTTTGTGAAAGGCATTGCAAACCTAGAGACAACAAGTATCcgtaaattaaaatcaaaagaaGATCAAGAACTTACAGAACTGCTATCCCTGATAACAGAAGCTGTAAGACCAGCAGCTGATGACCCTTTTCCTGAAGTATATACGGCCACCGGAGCTGTCTTCTCGACAAACTTGAGAAACTTTACAGAAGAGTTGAAATCAAATCAGCATGTGCTATTTGTAGAATGGAAGAAGAGCATAAACTGTCTTATTCTCACGTGGCTAGGAAAATAGGTCTTAAACTAACAGAGATATTTTCTGCGAAAAATAGTATACTGCCACTTATTTTGTGAGcccataaaataaatataagagAACCAACCTGTGATTTAGCAGTAGATGGATCCCCCAAAAGTAAGACATTAATATCACCTCTTAGCTTCACACCATCAGGCAAATGCTGCTCACATGAAGATGGGTTGTTAGTTGTTACCATCAATAAACCACACAAGTACTAAAAGACAAATTCAGGATATACCTTTCTAGATCCCCCGAACAGAAGACACGCCACAGCCTTCTTTACATCTTCATGACCAAATATAGAGGGAGCAATTTTCGAGCATATATTTTTATAAGCATCTTCTGAAGCAAACCTCTTGAACTCTTCTATCTGCAAACAtatgaaaaatggttgaaaaatcaTATTACTGGTTCCATAACAAAGCCTACTTCAATTAAAATATGACAAAAACATTTAGCATCTAGTGCTTGAATATATACTGCACAATTTCATGAAGACCTATATTTTAACTAACTAACAAGAGCTACGCATGTTGAAAACAATAGCAGTGTGGAGAAGACGTTAAAGATATTCCCAAATATTGAGTTCAACCAATACCTCGTCTTGTGTAAAAGCAGAGGGACCACGAGAGTTGGCATCAGTTGCTTCTTCTATTCCTACCACTCTGATGTAAGGCTGCCTAACAGCAACTGCTCCCTTGTGACTACATAGAACCGAATAGAGTAAACATCGAAGTTAAGCAGTGAAGTGCAGTATACAAAGATATTAAAATATTCATCTAAAAGTAATAACAATCCTCACGATGTGGCAGAATTGGAAGCTTGATAGATGCTATAAATGCCCATGATGGTTAATCTTGTGCCAGGCACAATTGTCTGAACAAGATGACGGTCCACAGATAGAAGCATATTTCTTGGAAGCTCTCCGGTAGGTACATCCTTCATAAACCAAGGGGGTGAAAACCACTAATTAATGAACATTCCATAATTCAATTTGAACTTCGTTTCCTTAATAAATTAAGATCATCACCTCTGGATTCTCTTGCAATTTCAAGGTTTGCTGATCAACATATATTAATGAACATTCCATAATTCAATTTGAACTTCGTTTCCTTAATAAATTAAGATCATCACCTCTGGATTCTCTTGCAATTTCAAGGTTTGCTGATCAACATACTTGCTCTTATCAGGAACCACAACCCACGGATCAAGCGGACAAGGCTCTTCTCCAGGCTAAACATTTCCAATCCCTTGTATTAGATGTCAAACTAGAAAAGAAAGCCAATCCAAGACAAATGCCGAAAGAAAGGAAGATAACAGGAATATAACAAACCTGAGGAATATGGTTGCAAGAGCGAGGGACGATTGCCCCACCAAGACCTGGCCGGCAAGGTACCCTCTGCACATTTTTACAGTTCTTACACATGACAATCACATAAGTCGCCTTCGCCTTGACCCTCGAAGCAGCTATAGTGATCCCGGAAACCTTGATGAGTTTTGATATGCATTGTGCCTACAATAATTTAAAAGCAAAATTATATATCATAACCAAACCATAAACTCCTAAAAAACCACCCCCCGATTCTCATTGCTCAAATAAACAACTTGTTATGTTCGATTAGAACTAAAAGTTTTATCATTTTCCCAAACTTTCTCATCAACCAAACAGAAGATACAAAGACCaagcaaaaaaacaaagaaacaaccaACCCCGAGCTGGCGCATGGACGCCGGGTCCTCTTTGGAGGTCAGCAAGATCTGAACATCCTCCGGCACCCGTTCCTCCAATTTCCCTTCGTT
This window contains:
- the LOC103400021 gene encoding uncharacterized protein yields the protein MASEKLTDYERKRLENIRLNDEKMASLKLQSIKAQVSASTKRPRVEIKSYKVSPKKQPKTQTPIVMRRSLRTRGLPPDANGLSDEALESMAKTMKSSSPSKGLPCYMGPLSMKDAYRGMSDRALIEAILDISKKSQLDASEKGEVKGENSGFKGGKVESSGFSIRKEENENEIGVKMEPLREGIGGFTRGGFVKKEENEMCSLKLESLTLKPENVARVVPGRIMNVKFFPCTSSNMIAVGNKFGNIGFWHIDSKEDQESGIHLYRPHNCPISGILIQQHCMSKIFTSCYDGYIRLMDAEKEVFDLVYSSEDTIYSMSQQSKDPNCLYFAEGHGGLSVWDQRTGNLSNQWSLHEDRINSIDFSSANPNLMATSSTDGTACIWDLRRIVAGKTLQTVSHNRAVHSAYFSPSGSFLATTSIDDTVGISSGVNFENTSMIYHNNKTSRWISKFRAIWGWDDAYVFIGNVKRGVDVISPVERRTVLTLESPHMTAIPCRFDAHPYNVGMLAGSTAGGQVYVWTLG
- the LOC103415561 gene encoding DNA replication licensing factor MCM5-like, with product MSGWDEGAIYYSDQAQSLGGDGGDPGSNAAAATRHSVLQKFKEFIRSFETQKNVFSYRESLLHNPKYLLVDIEDLDSFDADLVAKLRSAPSDYLPLFENAAGQVLANLKTKVPGNEGKLEERVPEDVQILLTSKEDPASMRQLGAQCISKLIKVSGITIAASRVKAKATYVIVMCKNCKNVQRVPCRPGLGGAIVPRSCNHIPQPGEEPCPLDPWVVVPDKSKYVDQQTLKLQENPEDVPTGELPRNMLLSVDRHLVQTIVPGTRLTIMGIYSIYQASNSATSHKGAVAVRQPYIRVVGIEEATDANSRGPSAFTQDEIEEFKRFASEDAYKNICSKIAPSIFGHEDVKKAVACLLFGGSRKHLPDGVKLRGDINVLLLGDPSTAKSQFLKFVEKTAPVAVYTSGKGSSAAGLTASVIRDSSSREFYLEGGAMVLADGGVVCIDEFDKMRSEDRVAIHEAMEQQTISIAKAGITTVLNSRTSVLAAANPPSGRYDDLKTAQDNIDLQTTILSRFDLIFIVKDIRMYSQDKIIASHIIKVHASAGAALGDGRVVSKEENWLKRYIQYCRTECHPRLSETASRELQSNYVKIRQDMRQLANETGEAAAVPITVRQLEAIVRLSEALAKMQLRHEATEEHVREAIRLFNAATMDAAKSGIQQQVNLTGEMANEVKQAETQIRRRVGIGNHISERKLIDELTRMGMNESIVRRALIIMHQRDEVEYKRERRVILRKA